The DNA window TGCTCGATGCTGCGTGGCTCGTGGACCGAGATCTTCCCAGCCGAGGGCCTCCCGAAATTCTCGAAGAGCGACTTCGCGTCGACCAACTCGAAGGTCATCGCCTCCAGCATGCCCGACCCCGCCATGATTGTCGACGCCGAATCCAGGAACTGCTCGAAAGGATGGAAGGACCCGGGCTGCCTGCTGGGCGGATAGAGGGGCTCGATCCTGTCGACTCCGTAGCCCAAAGCTACTTCCTCGGCGAGGTCCACGGGATGCAGGAGGTCGGCCCTATATCTGGGGGCGAGGGCTCTGCTCCCCTTGACCGAAAGACGGCTTCTCCCCAGCGACTTCGTGACCTCGGCCTTCGACAGGTCCAATCCTAGGACCGACCTGATGAGCCCGAGGTCAACCGGAAGCTCTCCGGGGGAAAGGTCCGGAGTCACTCGCGTGCGGTCGGAGTATCTGATGGACACGGTTCCAATCTTGCCTCCGGCTTCTGCGAGGGTCGTGGCGAGTATCGCGAGGACTTCGTCGCCGGTCCTCATTTCGGTGCTCGTCACGTCGATGAACATGTCGTGGGTCCGAGTAGACACCCGTGTCTTGTCGCCGTTGATTACAGGAGGGAAAGAAAGAACCGTGCCCGCGGAATCCCGGACCACCGGAAAGAGGGTGTTCCCACTCAGGACGGGTCCGTATGCCTTGCCCTCCGGTGTCCCGGAAAGGATCGCAGAGATCGTAGAGGGTTTCGTCCCCCCGAGGGGAACGAACTTGAAGCCCGGCGGAACGGCTTCGTAGGACAGCGGGGCCTTCACCGCCTTCAGGTCGTGGAGCCCTATCGCGACGACCTTCCTCCTTCTTCCCAATCCGTTGTGGAGGTCCTCCTGAAGGGAGATTATCTGGCGCACATCCTCGTTGCCCAGGCGGAGGCCCATGGCGGTGGCGCAGGCGATGTAGGGCCTTATTCGGACGAGTCTCCTATCCACTGCTACTGCGATGCCCGAGGAGGAGATGCGATACAAGGGCAGACCCACTTCCTTTCCCATCAGACCCTTCAGGGCGCGTGCAATCCCGAAGTCGGTCCCGAAATCTGGGCGGTTTGGGCTGTATTCCACCCTGACCGTGTCTCCCTCTACGCTTTCGATATCCAACCCAATGTAGGGAAGCCTGTCCAGAATGCGCCTCCGGTCCGCTCCGACCATCTTGGCGAAGCGAGGTAGCGACATCTCAACGACTGGCAATCTCAACCCTGTTCCTGAGCCACGAAAGGTCGTTCCCGTAGAGCTCCCTCATGTCGTCCAGTCCGAACCTCATCAGCATCAGCCTCTCAATGCCCGGTCCCCAGGCGAGGACGGGTACCTTGACCCCTAGGGGAATCGTCACTTCTGGCCTGAAGACTCCCGACCCGCTCAACTCGATCCAAGCCTTGACCGCGTCGGAGTAGCCGACAACCTCGAGAGAGGGCTCGGTGTAGGGGAAGTAGGATGGCCAGAGCTTGACTGCCTTCATCCCGAGTTTCTTGTAGAATTCAGTCAGGAATCCCATCAGGTGCCTGACGTTGAGCCCCTCGCCCACCATTATGCCGTCCATCTGGTGGAATTCTGCCAGGTGTTTGTAATCGAGGTTTTCATTCCTGTAAACTTTGCTTACCGCGAAGACGCGCGTCTCCTTTTCGCCCGACTCTGAAAGGGCCTTCACCGTCAGGACTGTGTTGTGTGTTCGGAGGACGAGTCGCCTAGCCTCCTCGATGTTCCAGGAATATCCCCATCCCCGGCTCCCGGTCTTCCAGCCGCTTTCATGGGTCGCAGCCACGTTGGCGATGACCCCCTTCCTGCTCAGCTTCTTGTCCGAGAGACCTTCCAGGTAGAAGGTATCCTGCATGTCCCTGCCTGGGTGGTCCTGGGGGATGAACAGGGCGTCGAAGTTCCAGAAGGCGGGGTGGACGCTGTTTCCTTCGAGCTCGGTGAATCCCATGGAGACGTAGGTTTCCTTCACTTCCCTGATGAAGTCCCGCACTGGGTGCCTCCGGCCTGGAAAGAGGCGAGGAGCCTTCGCCTCGACGTCGATCGGGCGGAGGTTCTTTCCCCGCCAGGACCCCGAGGAGAGGGCTTCGGGCGTGAGCCTGTCCAGGTACTGTTCCGAAACGGTGGAGGCCGCCGCTGCCTTGCCTGGATCAGTGATCATGACAGATACCTTTTGACTTTCCGACCTCAGGATCACACCTCTCTGTACGAGTTCTGGAATCAGTGACTTCTGCTCGGGTGCCAGGGTGGCCCCACCTGATCCCTTCGAGATGGATTCCAACAGTGACTTCAGCGGTTTCGGTCCCGCAGGGTCTCCTAGCCTAACGGCAGAGTCCTGTCCCTCCCCGTCCAGTGCAATCCATCCGAGCTTCTTCGCGCGGCCGAAGGCTGCCGCGAACTCACCTTCCGAGGCGAAGCTTCCCTTCAACGCCTTGATGGTCGGGGGCTCCGAGGACCCTTCAATCATCCTGAGGAGCTCAAGCTCAGGTGGGGAACGTCCGACTCTGAGCGCGGATTCCACCTTCTCATCGATCTTCACCAGGCCCTTCGACGACAGCCATTGGAGCGAACGCCTGACCTGGTCCTCGTTCAGGCCCGACTTCTCGACTAGGTGGTCGAAATCGATAGACCCCACCCCAGCCAGAGCCGCAAGGACCTTCCGCTCCATCGGGTGTAGCGAAGTGGACATCTCGTCCTGCTACTTCCCAGAGGACAGGAGATAACTCCTGCTCTTAGCCAGAAGCTCCTTGGCGTCCTTCATCATCGAATCGCGCTTCCTGTGATGTTCCTCCAGGAATTCTTTGACCAGGCCTAAAACCTCCTGCTTGCACTCTCCGCAGAGCCGTATCCCCTTCGTGCACTCAGTGTACACCCGTTTGACGTGCTCGTCGTCGAGCCCGAAGTGGAACTGGTAGAGGTCATAGATCGGGCAGATGTTGGCGTTCGCGCCCAGCTTCCTCTGCTCCTCGACCGTGTCCCTGCCACCGGTGAAGGAGCTCATCACCTTGCGGGAGGCGGAGGATGCACTGTCGTCGAGGGTAAGGAGCGAGGCCTCGGTCCGCTTGGACATCTTCTCGTTCCCGCCAAGGCTCTTCATGAGCCTGTGGTAGACCGCCGAGGGCGGGACGAACCCGAATTCATCGTGGTACTTCGCCGCAAGGTCCCTGGTAAGCCTGACGTGCGGGTCCTGGTCGGCGCCCACCGGGACGAGGACCGGCTTGGGTCCCCCGAATTCCGGGAGCTGGGGCATCAGAATGTCACCCGCCTGGACCAGGGCCGCCATGTACAACCCGATCTGCCTCTCCCCGTAGATAGCCTTCAGCATGTTGTTGGTGACGCCTCTGGAGAAAATGGTCGCGAGGCGCATCACCCTCATCTCTTCGCTCTGCAGGTAGACGACGGCCCGGTCCGGGTCGAGCCCGAGGGCGAGGATGTCCGCGACGTTCCTTACGCCAATCTTGGAAGTCTCGGTGAAGGATAGGCCGTTGTCGCTGTAGGCCTCGACGTCGGCTACGGCATAGTAGACCGTTGATTTCTTAGACAGGGACTGGAAGTAGACCATGTCATCTGCTGTCATCTTGGTGCCAAGGTGGAAGTCGCCGGTCGGCTTGATGCCGCTCATCACGGCGTAGGGCTTGTTCTTCTCTATCGCGTCGATTATCCTGCCCAGGTCACGGTGGCCGAAGTCGATGCCCCTGCTCAGGTGGGGGCTGGGGTTCTTGAAACGCGAGACGAGTGGAGCTACGGGCTCGATCCCGAACTCGGCCTGGAGGCGCCCATAGTCCTTGACTTCGGTGGAACCCCATGGATCAAGCCTGTCTTTCTCCACAATACTCTTGCCTGCAAGTGTTCGGATTTTATCCCTTTCGAGAATCAGGATGGACCCGTTTCTGCGCCGTGCTGCTTGAGGACCCTCCCATCGCGGTCTATCTCCCCTCTCCTGATCCTGGTCGAGGACATTGGTTTCCCATCCTTCGCGAGGACGAATTGGACCACCTCGACCTTGAGGGGAGGGTATCCCTTCTCAGCCCGCAACGAGTTGGCGATGGGCACTCTCGCGGCCGTCTCCTTGGTCACAACGATTGCCTCGACGTCGGAGGAGGCGATCCCCGGCCCGAAGAAGTCGTCGAGCTTCGCTATGATGTACTTCATTCCGGGGAACTTGGAACTGATGAGACCTTTGAGTCCCAGGACCCGCTCTTCGTAGGACTGGTCGGGGGACTTGCCTTCCCTGGATGCGAAGCTGTTCGAGGTCACACCGATCACCACTGTGTCCCCCAACTCGAAGCTCCTCGCAAGGAGGGCTTCGTGCCCCTTGTGGATGTGGTCGAAGGTCCCACCCGTGGCCACGGTCTTGTACTTCCTCATGAGGGCGTGTCCACTTGAATCAGTTGAAATACCACGGACTCGTCGGCGGGTCGAACGCAATAAAGGATTCGTGAATGCAAACTGAGTCTGATCGCTGAGGAGTACAGGAAGTCCGGGAAGATCACCAACGACGTGAGGAAGGTGGTCAAGGAGCGGGTCAAACCAGGGATGAGGTACCTCGAGGCCTGCCAGCTCGTGGAGAGGGAGATCGGGGCCCGGGGAGGAAGCCCGGCCTTCCCGACGGGCATAGGAGTCGACCAGGTAACGGCGCATTACGCCCCCCAGGGAGACGACAGCGCCCTCTTCGACGATAATCAAGTGATCAAGGTCGACTTCGGGGTGCACATCGACGGGTATGTCACAGACACCGCGGTTACTGTCACATTCAACCCGGACCGTCGCCTCCTCCTGGACGCGGCAGAGAGGGCCCTAGGCGCCGCCATCGAGACCGCAAAGAAGGACGCCAGGGTAGGCGAAATCGGCAGGGAGATACACCGGGAGGCAGCCAGGTTCGGGTTCAAGACCATCGAGAACCTGACTGGGCACACGGTCGACAGATACACGGTGCACGCGGGGAAGAGCATCCCAAACTTGTTCATTCCAGGCATGCAGCCCCTGAGGAAGGGGGACGTCTTTGCCATCGAACCCTTCGTGACCCTCGGCTCAGCGGCCGGCTATGTCGTCGACTCGCCGTCGGAGACCATCTTCTCCATCGTCGCGCGCAAGAAGACCGGGTCGGCGGAGCTGGACAGGTTCACGGAGAGAGTCTGGGAGGGCAGGAAGAGCCTCCCGTTCACTCCGCGCTGGTATGTTGAAGAATTCGGAGAGCGGAAACTCCCGGGAATCCTGGAGAAGCTCATTGGAAAGAGGGTCGTCAGGTCCTATCCGATGCTAGTCGAAGCGTCCGGGAGCCCCGTCGCCCAGTTTGAACAGACGATGGCCCTTGACGAAGACGGACTGGTCGTGCTAACCTGACGGCTTGGAACTCTCGGCGTAGACCAGGCTGACCCTTGTGTCGTTGCTGCACTTCGTGCACTTGGCTCCTGTTTTCGTGATGTAGTCGCCGACCACAAAGGCCCTCTTGGTCTTCTGACCGCACACGGGGCACTCTTCTATGGCGTAGACGAGGAGCTTCGATTTCTTGTCAGCTGCCGGGACGGAGCTCATCATTGGGCAACGCCCAGGGTGTTGCCGATGCCGGCCACCAGTACATCGTCTCCCTCCTTCGTCTTCTCCTCGATGAGGCGGGTGAGCACCTGCGAGACTTTGTCCGACGCCTCTGCTATCTCCTTCCTCATGACCGTGATTGCCTCGAGGATGCTCTGCTTGACCAGGATTGCGTAGAGCGGTATCTTGTAGTGCGTGGCGACTTCCTCAATCTGGAACTTCTCTACCCCGATCCCGCCGATGGCGGCGCCGACCCCTTCTGCGATCTCGCCCGTCTTCTCTCCCTCGAGCTTGAGAGCGGCATCGATCATTATGATTGCGCTGGGCCTGACTCCCATTTCTTCGACCACTTTCTTGATTGCGACTCCAGGTTGACCGACATAGGCCATGGGTCCGTCGGCCTTGAGGACGTAGAGCTTCCTCCCTTTGTATTCCGTGATCGCCATGACCGTGTCCTTGGCGATGGCCCTCTTCTCTTTCCCGACCATGAGCTTAGACACCACCACCGGTCCGACCCCGTCCCCGACGGGCTGGCCGACCTTGAACGAGTCGACTGCGTTGAGGAGTGCGTCCGCCTCCTGGATTATCATAGGCATGAGCATCTGGAGCTGGATGAGCGTCAGGTAGGAGTTCGTCTTCTTGCCAAGCAGGTAGAAGTGCCTGACTATCTTGTGAATCAGGTTCAGAGATGTGGCGACCTCGAGCAGGTTCTCGGAGATTGAGACGGTCACAGGGTTGTTCCCAGGCACGAGTCCAGCGACCTCCGCCCTCACTCTGTCGTTGTTCGTCGTGACCACGTGGTCAATCTTGCCCACGAGCCCCGCTGGGTCGATGTCAACCGGCATGATCGTGACGTAGTCGAGGAACTGGTCAACGCGTTGCGCCGGGTCGGCCGTAGTCTTGCCGACGTTGACAAGATAGTCAATGGCCTCCTTGCGCGACTTGTCCTTCATCACCTTCAGCTTGTTGAGACCCCTCCCGATGTCCCCCATGGCCATCCATATCTGGAGGCGCTGGCCGTAGAACATGAAGAGGACGAAACCTCCGAGGTAGACGATGGTGAGGATCGAGTTGAAGTCCCCGCCAACCAGTTGGAGGGTGGAAACAATCGACAAAGCTTATTCAAGAAACGAGCGCTTTTGCTCGAACTTAAATGTTCTGGACTTTGGATTCATGAAACGCACCATCGAGGCTTGGATTGGAAAAGGTGCCGGCACTCAGGCTTCACGAGGGCTCTCGCACCTCACTAGCACCCAAGCGTCGCGTGGTTTCACTTCTCCCCCTCTTTGGAGTCTGGGGTCGGAACGAGTCCAGGTGGGACCCACACGCTATGGCCGGCTGTGGTGGAGGCCGTGGCGAAGGTAGATTAACGTTTCTGGGTCTCCTGCGAGTGGCTTATACGGACGATAGGAAATACCCTCGCCATGCAGAGGAAGCTCCTGGACATCCTGGCGTGCCCCATCGACAAGCACTACCCACTGGAACTCCTTGAATTCGAGGTGAAGGGGGATGTGATATCCGAGGGCGCGCTCCTATGCTCCGAGTGCGGAAGATACTACCCGATAACTGAGGAGATCCCCGTAATGCTCCCCGACCACCTGAGGAACAGGAAGGAGGACCTGGGCTTCCTTGAGAAGTGGGCCGGGCGCATCCCTGAAAAGGTCGTTCACGGCGGCAAGCCCTGGAGCCTGTAGCCAGGTCAGCCACTCGGGAATCGCTGGATTCGGGAAATCTCATATAAGAACGAAAGCGCGGACTCCTCGGTCCTCGTGATACCTAGAAGAGCGGTGATAATGGGGGCGGCCGGGCGCGACTTCCACAATTTCAACGTCTACTTCCGGGAAAACCCAGAATTCAAGGTAGTTGCGTTCACCGCGACCCAGATTCCATACATCTCGGAAAGGACCTACCCGGCGAAATTGGCGGGGAGGCTTTACCCCAAAGGGATTCCGATCAGGCCAGAGGAGACCCTCGGAGAGATACTCGAGTCAGAGGAGGTGACCGACGTCTACTTCTCCTACAGCGACGTCTCCAACCAGTACGTGATGAACCAGGCCTCGGTGGCCCAGTCCAAGGGAGCCAGTTTCCACCTTCTCGGCCCAAACGACACCATGATCAGATCCAAGAAGCCAGTAGTCGCAGTCGTGGCCGTCAGGACGGGTGCTGGGAAGAGCACGGTCAGTCGGAGGGTGGCGGACGTGCTTCTGAAGCAGGGGTTGAAGTCGGTCGTCGTGCGCCATCCGATGCCCTACGGCGACCTTTCGATACCCGTCCAGAGGTTCGTCACTTACAAGGACCTTGACAGGTTCCACACGACCATCGAAGAGAGGGAGGAGTACGAGGGGCACATAGACAAGGGGCTCGTCGTGTACGCGGGGGTCGATTACCAGGCGATCCTCGACCAGGCGGAGAAGGAGTGCGATGTGGTGCTCTGGGACGGTGGGAACAACGATTTCAGTTTCTACAAACCCGACCTGAACATCGTGGTGGTCGACCCGGTCAGGACGGGTGACGAGCTGACCTACTATCCAGGGGAGACGAACGTCAGGATGGCAGACATCCTCGTCATCAACAAGGTCAACCTTGTGAGCGACCGCGTGGTCGACGAGCTGGTCAAGAATTGCCTTGGGCTCAACCCCCGTGCGAAGATCGTGAAGACGAAGTCAGAGGCGGTGCTCGACAAGCCTGAGCTCGTTAGGGGGAAGAGGGTCCTGGCTGTCGAGGACGGCCCCTCGGTCACTCATGGGGGGCTGTCCATAGGAGCTGGGGCGGTGGCGGCGAAGGGGGTCGGCGCCACGCTTGTAGACCCCAGGAGCATGGCGGTGGGTTCGATAAGAAGCGCGTTCGCGAGGTTCCCGAAGCTCGGAAAGGTCCTCCCGGCCCTTGGCTACAGTGAGGGTCAGCTGAAGGAGTTGGAGGAGAGCATCAACGCCGTCGAATGCGACGCTGTGGTCCTCGGGACTCCGTCTGACCTTACCAGACTGATTAGCATCAGGCGCCCGGTCGCACGGGTGTCTTTTGAAGCGGTTGAGGTGGGCAGGCCCACATTAGACGAGCTGATAGACGCGAGGAAGTTCGGACCTCCGAGTCCTCGGCGCAGCAGAGAGAAACCATAAAGCCTCGCCACCTCCGCCTAGCCGAACGTGTGGGGACGTGGCCCAGCCAAGTGGAATTCCAACTGCGAATTCACCCTGGACAGGCAAGGCGACAGGCTCCAGTGCAACAAGAACAAACTACTGACACGGCAACGTGGATGATAGAGCTTTGGAGCGGCAGAAGACACCTGTATATCGTCGGTTCGAATCCGACCGTCCCCACACTCGACGTCAGTAGGGCATCTTCTGTCGGAAGGGTGTTCAAACTCGTATGATTATATACCGACGAGGAAAGAAATAGGTGGACATGTTCAGGGCGTGGCACCGGGTCGGGTTTTTGTTCGTTCTTTCGCTAGTTCTCGCTGTCCCAGTCGCGTCGGCAGTTGCTCCGCCCCCCTACGCCACTACAAGCCTGACGGCGTCGGGAGTCGCCAAGGAAACCATAGCGGGATTCACCGGGGTGGGTGGGAACTACACGAACACCAATCTCGTCCTGTCAGGAGCTCTGGTATTCGTGTACGTCGACGTCACGAACGCGTTGAATCAGAATGTGTATGCAGGGGCCACGACTACGACCTTTTCATCGACCACGGCTTCGTTCTTCGTCCCTTTTGTCGGTCTTCCCTCGGGGACCTACCAGGTCGCGGTATTCGCGACGACGAGTGATGGTGTGCCGATATCGACTCCAGTTCACGTCCAGGTGGTCCTCTGACAAAATGAACAGCCAAAGCCAATTCAGTGCGAAGGTCATCGCAGCAGCGCTCCTCGTGCTGCTCGTGGGCGTCCAAGCAGTTGGGGCGACGTCAGCCTTCAAGATCACCGTCAAGATGGACCTGGGAACATACAGTGGCACTCAGACCGTGAAGGTGACGGGTTCTGTACGGGCGACGAATGGCTCGGGGCCAGGGCAAAACACGGCGGTCTTCGTGAAGATAACCAACCCTCAGAATTCGATCGTGGTCGCCACAACCGCTGCGCCGAACAAGACGAGTGGAGCGTACGAAGCTGACGTCGTGACCGGAGGGAGTTCTGCCTGGGTTGCGGGGACCTACAAGGTCAGCGTAACCTGGGGAGCGTATCCGCCGACCATTACCAACTCGACGACCTTCTCATACGCGCTGGCTGTGACAACGACGACCACCACGACCACGACATCCACGACCTCGAGTTCCTCGAGCACAACTTCGACCACCTCGAGTAGCACGACCACGAGTTCGTCGAGCACCTCCTCGGTGCCCCCCACCACCAGTACCACAAGCTCGTCCTCGACCTCCACTTCAAGCTCGAGCAGCTCAAGTTCTTCCGGAGGAGGGATACCAGAGTTTCCAATCGAAACTCCTCTGATCGCCTTGGCTTTCTCGGTGCTAATCGCTGCGCTGTACTTCTACGTAAGGCAAGACGCGAGAAAGCAGCTCGCATAGAAGGCCTCCTCCCGTCGCCAGACGATGGGTCGTGAATCAGACTGCGCCCTCGGGAGTAGTAGTAGGACCAAGCGAAAGGCTAGTCATCGCCTGGGAGGCCCGCTTCCGTTGGACGCCATTGCCTGAATACAGGACCAGCAGGACGATGTAGAAGCCGAGGAAGATCGCGTACCCGACCCAGTTGTGGAGAGACAGGAACGAGTCTAGCCCGAAGTCGTAGCCGACCCAGAGCAAGAGGCTTATCCTCACGGCGTTGAGGATTATCAGGATCAGAACCCCTAGGACAGCAACCTTCAGGGTGAAGGAAGCGGGCTTCCGAAAGTCCACGTACATCAGGCCCAGGAGGCCCAGGAAGGTGCTGATTGAGTAGACGCTGGAACAGCCAGGCGTCACAATCCCAGTAATCTGTGTCCCTCCAACCTTGGAGACCAAGCTGAAAGAAACACCCTGCCAGGTCACCGGGACGCCGACGATGCCTGCGATCCAAGAGCTGAGGAGGGACGAGAATGTCGCCAGAGGCCCGCCGAAGACTGATTGGAGCTGGACGGGGCCCACGACGCCCAACAGATAGAGAGCTGCGTAGGAGAGCATGAACCTGAGAGTCGTCGGATTCAAGATTAGGGATGTGCCGTAGAACACGAGGACGATCGTAACGCCTCCCAGCTCTATCGCGATGTATCCTGACGGGTCTGAAACTCCATTGGCAAACTGCTGGAGGACGAAGGGGGACGCGACGAGCAAGGCGCCGGCGGCGCGCAGGCGGAGGTGAGACCTCAGGCCCTCCTCGCCCTGAAGGAGCCTGTGGAGCTCGCCCCATCTTAGGATGAAGATTAGGATGAGCAGAGTCGCGAAAGGAATCGCCGAGTAGACGGTACCGAAGGTCTCCGTGAGCAGCCCGCTCAAGTTCGAGTAGAGCCCGACGACCTGCTGGTAGTATGCACCGAAGCATATCGCGAGGGCCAACGCTAGCCAGAGGAATAACCGCTGGAATCCGGAGTCGGGCCTCTTCAAGACCACGGGCCTTCCCACCGGATTTCGATTATAACCGTTCGGATTCCCAAGGGAGGGGCTCTTCCAGCACAGGGCGGACGGCTCCGCAAATCACTCGAACGACGGGACGCCGTACGCGCCGTCATATCCAGGCGCGAACTTCACCTTATCTTCCCTGACCGCCATGATCGCTCTCACCACTACTTCCTTCGTGAACTCTCGCAGCCGCTGGGGCTCGGCGTCCATGAGGACTGCGAGCTCGCTTCCGAGGGCCCTGATCAGCCTGTCCTGCTCTTCGATCACTGACTTCACGTAGAGCCTGTTCACCCCTGTTGCGAATGAGATGACCTCGTACAGGGGAAGGAGGTTCCGGTAGGGTATCGCACCGGGAGGTCGGTATCCTTCTGGTCTGTCGGCGAGCGCCTCCATCCTCTGGAGCACTCCCACTGTGAGCTTCTTCCCGCACCTCGGGCACTTTTCGTTCAACTGCGCCGACTCTTTTGGCGTCAGGGAGACGCCGCATTTCTTGTGGCCAGAGTAGTGATATTTGCCGTATGCTGGGTCCACTTCGATGGTGAAGAGAAAAGCCTCGGGGTCCCTGTTCCTGACGGCGTCAAAGATTCCTCCGTAGGACATATGGGTGAGTTCGAAGACGTTGGCTTCCCTTCCGAGCCTCCAGGGGTTTGGCGAATGGGCGTCGGAGTTGGAGACCAGGGCAACCCTGTCGAGGGATGAGAGCCGCCAGTTCATCGAAGGGTTGCTGGAAAGGCCCGTCTCTACGGCGAATATCTTTCCGGCCTGGTCCTGGTAGCATTCCTTGAGGGAGTCGAAGCCAGACTTGGCTCCGAAGACCCCGAACCAGGGCGTCCAGGCGTGGGCAGGGATGACCACGACTGAGCTCGAAATTGCCGAGAGCATCTCGACCAGTTCAGCCGAGTCGATGCCGGTCAGGACGGGGCGGCCGTCGGAGCTCATCCTCCCGTACTTCGAGAGGGCGGCGCCAATCTGCTCAGCGGCGTCAAGGTGGGGGGCATAGATCAGGTGATGCACCTTGCGTTTCCTGCCGTCCTGTTCGTAGACTGTGCTGACCTCTCCCGAGAGCATCCAGGTCATGCCTTCGTAGGAGAACAGGCCCGTGTCTGAAATCGGCTGGAGCTTCTCCTTCAGCTCTGCGAACCACTTGGGGTGCGTGAAATCCCCCGTTCCGAGCAGGTTGAGGCCCTTGAGCTTGGCGCCCTTCGCAAGGTGCTCGAGGTCCATGTCTTTGCTCGTCGCGATGGAGTACTTCGAATGTAGCTGAAGGTCAGCGATTACCCGCATCGCCGCGTGGAGACTCGCCTGATTAATTAAGAACTCAAGAAAGAGGCTAACAATTGACAACTGAGGTCCCTGCCGCCGGGGTCGGGTTTATGGCGTCGATTCCGACCAGGGTCAAACTACTCATCTTCACCCAGATACTAAACACGCTCACCTTCGGGTACTTCCTGATCTACCTCACTGCCTACCTCGTCGAAGCCAACGTCCTGGACGCCTGGCATGTCGGGGTAGTACTGGGCCTGGAAACGGTAGTCCTCATCCTGACGGGCATTCCCATCGGGGTGCTGTCGGACAGGAGGGGTAGGAAGTGGTTCCTGATCCTCGGAAGCTTTCTGCTCCCCCCGACTTTCATAATCTTCTCGCTGACGCACGATTTCACCTGGTATCTCTTCGCTTCCGGCCTCGCGGGGTTCGCCGAAGCGTGCGCCCTGGGGTCCTGGAACGCAATCATCGCAGACCAGACGAACCTGAAGAACCGGGACGCTGCGTTTTCGCTCTCGTTCATCGTCAGCAACGTCTGCCTGGCCATTGGACTGTCTGTTCCCCTCGTCATGCCCGCGCTCCAATCCTCCCTTGCTGTAAGCTCGGAGCAGGCCCACGCAGGGTCTCTTCTTTGGCTCGGTGTGGGGAATTTTGCGGCGCCGGTCCTCATATGGCTATTGCTGAGGAACTACAAAGAGACGCCCCAAAAGACGGAAGGCGACGAAGGTCCGGG is part of the Nitrososphaerota archaeon genome and encodes:
- the pheT gene encoding phenylalanine--tRNA ligase subunit beta, with amino-acid sequence MSLPRFAKMVGADRRRILDRLPYIGLDIESVEGDTVRVEYSPNRPDFGTDFGIARALKGLMGKEVGLPLYRISSSGIAVAVDRRLVRIRPYIACATAMGLRLGNEDVRQIISLQEDLHNGLGRRRKVVAIGLHDLKAVKAPLSYEAVPPGFKFVPLGGTKPSTISAILSGTPEGKAYGPVLSGNTLFPVVRDSAGTVLSFPPVINGDKTRVSTRTHDMFIDVTSTEMRTGDEVLAILATTLAEAGGKIGTVSIRYSDRTRVTPDLSPGELPVDLGLIRSVLGLDLSKAEVTKSLGRSRLSVKGSRALAPRYRADLLHPVDLAEEVALGYGVDRIEPLYPPSRQPGSFHPFEQFLDSASTIMAGSGMLEAMTFELVDAKSLFENFGRPSAGKISVHEPRSIEHSVLRDSLIPGLMGALSSNIRSDYPQRVFEIGRVYTRTADGVAESWHLGSLVAHSQSSYSEAKSYLEAACRILTGEEAEAKETQHWAFASGRSASVDVGGHTLGSVGELKPDAVAAFGLKVPVSGFELDLSELYKQLK
- a CDS encoding phenylalanine--tRNA ligase subunit alpha, whose protein sequence is MSTSLHPMERKVLAALAGVGSIDFDHLVEKSGLNEDQVRRSLQWLSSKGLVKIDEKVESALRVGRSPPELELLRMIEGSSEPPTIKALKGSFASEGEFAAAFGRAKKLGWIALDGEGQDSAVRLGDPAGPKPLKSLLESISKGSGGATLAPEQKSLIPELVQRGVILRSESQKVSVMITDPGKAAAASTVSEQYLDRLTPEALSSGSWRGKNLRPIDVEAKAPRLFPGRRHPVRDFIREVKETYVSMGFTELEGNSVHPAFWNFDALFIPQDHPGRDMQDTFYLEGLSDKKLSRKGVIANVAATHESGWKTGSRGWGYSWNIEEARRLVLRTHNTVLTVKALSESGEKETRVFAVSKVYRNENLDYKHLAEFHQMDGIMVGEGLNVRHLMGFLTEFYKKLGMKAVKLWPSYFPYTEPSLEVVGYSDAVKAWIELSGSGVFRPEVTIPLGVKVPVLAWGPGIERLMLMRFGLDDMRELYGNDLSWLRNRVEIASR
- the trpS gene encoding tryptophan--tRNA ligase produces the protein MEKDRLDPWGSTEVKDYGRLQAEFGIEPVAPLVSRFKNPSPHLSRGIDFGHRDLGRIIDAIEKNKPYAVMSGIKPTGDFHLGTKMTADDMVYFQSLSKKSTVYYAVADVEAYSDNGLSFTETSKIGVRNVADILALGLDPDRAVVYLQSEEMRVMRLATIFSRGVTNNMLKAIYGERQIGLYMAALVQAGDILMPQLPEFGGPKPVLVPVGADQDPHVRLTRDLAAKYHDEFGFVPPSAVYHRLMKSLGGNEKMSKRTEASLLTLDDSASSASRKVMSSFTGGRDTVEEQRKLGANANICPIYDLYQFHFGLDDEHVKRVYTECTKGIRLCGECKQEVLGLVKEFLEEHHRKRDSMMKDAKELLAKSRSYLLSSGK
- a CDS encoding phosphopantetheine adenylyltransferase — its product is MRKYKTVATGGTFDHIHKGHEALLARSFELGDTVVIGVTSNSFASREGKSPDQSYEERVLGLKGLISSKFPGMKYIIAKLDDFFGPGIASSDVEAIVVTKETAARVPIANSLRAEKGYPPLKVEVVQFVLAKDGKPMSSTRIRRGEIDRDGRVLKQHGAETGPS
- the map gene encoding type II methionyl aminopeptidase; translation: MAEEYRKSGKITNDVRKVVKERVKPGMRYLEACQLVEREIGARGGSPAFPTGIGVDQVTAHYAPQGDDSALFDDNQVIKVDFGVHIDGYVTDTAVTVTFNPDRRLLLDAAERALGAAIETAKKDARVGEIGREIHREAARFGFKTIENLTGHTVDRYTVHAGKSIPNLFIPGMQPLRKGDVFAIEPFVTLGSAAGYVVDSPSETIFSIVARKKTGSAELDRFTERVWEGRKSLPFTPRWYVEEFGERKLPGILEKLIGKRVVRSYPMLVEASGSPVAQFEQTMALDEDGLVVLT
- a CDS encoding DUF1512 domain-containing protein, with translation MSIVSTLQLVGGDFNSILTIVYLGGFVLFMFYGQRLQIWMAMGDIGRGLNKLKVMKDKSRKEAIDYLVNVGKTTADPAQRVDQFLDYVTIMPVDIDPAGLVGKIDHVVTTNNDRVRAEVAGLVPGNNPVTVSISENLLEVATSLNLIHKIVRHFYLLGKKTNSYLTLIQLQMLMPMIIQEADALLNAVDSFKVGQPVGDGVGPVVVSKLMVGKEKRAIAKDTVMAITEYKGRKLYVLKADGPMAYVGQPGVAIKKVVEEMGVRPSAIIMIDAALKLEGEKTGEIAEGVGAAIGGIGVEKFQIEEVATHYKIPLYAILVKQSILEAITVMRKEIAEASDKVSQVLTRLIEEKTKEGDDVLVAGIGNTLGVAQ
- a CDS encoding Trm112 family protein, translated to MQRKLLDILACPIDKHYPLELLEFEVKGDVISEGALLCSECGRYYPITEEIPVMLPDHLRNRKEDLGFLEKWAGRIPEKVVHGGKPWSL